The Drosophila bipectinata strain 14024-0381.07 chromosome 3L, DbipHiC1v2, whole genome shotgun sequence region CGGTAGCAGGTTCTTCGGAAACATTTTCTTCTCCAGTAGGCTCTTCTATCGAATCTTGTTCATCCAAATCTTCTTCATCCGGTCTTGCCAACAACTCCCTGATTAGTTCCGGGGTGAGCTCAGCTAACAATGACAAATTGGCTACAATTGCTGTTAGTTTATTCAAAAGGCGGCGAGCATGTAATTCCGATTCCGAATTGGTCAAAGAATTGTTGACAGCTATCTTAAGTTTTGCCAGTTCTATTTGCAGTTTCCTGACTTCCTCAATATACTCCCGGGATTTTATCAGAGAGATGGCAATACGACGTGCCAGCTCCTCTTGCTCTATCCGCGCGTTCCTAGCATTCTCTATATTGCAGCCGAGGATCATGGAACGGGTTTCTATATCCCTATTCATCTTGCCAATATGTATAAATCCTTATAGAATATTGTAGTGAAGTCTCCAAGTATTTGTACTGTCCCGTAGGGAAGTGGGATTGTACTGAGATTTGTGGAGGACAGTAGATTATTTTCATAGCCTACTTGGATGTGACGATAATTAGATGATTGAcatcaattataataattatcgGAATAAGCCGATTAGCTGGCTAATGAATTAAACATTATGAGAATATTCCGGACCATGCCTCAGGCGACAAATCAATGTCAAAATAAACATATAATTATCATCATTATCCCCCTAACTGCCTGGCGGCCCACAGGAGCACGACAATTTTGTGGCAGCCTCTTTTGCTGGGCGCCCTGGCGGCTTGGCGGATGCTCGGTGTTGCATTCATAATTGATTGTCCGGAGGGACGAACGTGTCCTGGGCAGGATAAGCACTTAAGCTAAATGAAGGCAGACGGCTTAATTTTTATTCGACATTCGCTGGCAAAAGGGATTTCTAAGCCGCTCTGCCAATCTCTTTATCTTCatcctttctgtttaatttttaaatgtgcGAAAGTAGACGGAAAAAAAATGCTCGGTAATTGGTCAAAGTCCTTGAATTTGGTCAAGAGCAgagaaattcatttttaatgagAAGCAAATACGCTTCGTCCTAATTGGATTAATTGTGAATCCTGCGGGCTTCTGCGAGCTCCTGTGTGAGTCTTGCGGTCTAGGTCAGTGTCAATATGGCAGGGATCCTTTGAGGATGAGACATCCTGGCATTGTCAGCCAGATGAGGGTTAAATTAGTAGTTCGTGCTTCTATTTTGAAATCAGAAAGTTAGATGCCAGCACAAAAGAAATGGGTCAAGAACACTTAAGCTTCAGTTAAATGGCATTTTGTGATAAATGTGAAAATTATTCAGAGACATAATTTCCCAAAAGTTTTTGGCAATAATATTCCTCATAAAATCACGAAATCATATTTAACTAGTTTCTTAATTAAAACGAACACAAACAGACTTTCAGCTGAAGCCCCAAAATGCATCATTAATTTGCTTTTCATTGTGCTTAATTCTCCCTCagttttcttcctttttgggAAAATCTTTGCCTAAATGCCAAATTCTATCAATTTGCCATTCAATCATTCAACTGACGCTGCTAAGCCGACTATGCAAATTGAAGTCAAGAGGCATTAAGTTCGATCCCCACACTAAAACGCTACTCCATGACACAATTGTCAGGGTTTTATCGGCTTATTCCTATGCATGAGCACAGACACTCAGAATAGTCTCTGCCACCATAGCCCACACACCCACATGAAAGGCGGGGGGCTCTTATCGGAAACTAAaaagctttgccaattttccggagctctcctttttttttttgccttacTGCAATGTAGAAATCATGTGAATACATGGAACCATTTGTCCGAAAATCTATCTTTTTTTGACAGAACTACAAGGAAAGGATGTCTGTTTCAGCTGGCAGAGTTTAAATACTCTttaagttatttaaaaatggttGCTTTTATATTGCTTAACTTAAACCAAAGATATAATATACACACGCCATGAAAACATACCAAAAGTTAtccaaaatatcaaataaagtTATATGTTTAAGCcactttaatatttaatagatttttagTATTCCTTTATTTACTTATTCtcaatttaaaatgtaaacaccCTAGAAACTACCAAGTCCTTAATTGACTCGGAGCTTATGTTACTCCATCAAAGTAGACAATCTTTAAGCCCTAAAGCACAAGGTTAAAGTTCGAGTCACAGATATTTCGTCTCGCAAAAATAAAGATGaaatttaaaggaaaaaaaggacaaaataATTGAAAGCAGCTTGATTGATTGGTTAACTATGGTTTTGGCACTCTCTCGAATATCTACCACCTTTCCCTCGTTCTGTAAACTTTTTGAAATTGATGTGCGGTGAAAGGTGATTTATTGCAGGATGGTGTGAGGGGAAAGGACTTTCTCTTGATTTCTCTGTCTGTGTTTGCTTATCAAGTTTCGGTTAGGTTTTTATTATGCGACACATaaattttgttgtattttatgTTGTAATTCAATCGAGGCAACCTTTTTCAGCTTTTAAGCATAATTGATGATGGATACTGGGCACAAGATGGCAAAGGCCATCACAAAAAGGTTGAAACAGGTCAATAGAAAAGATGACAGTTCATGCCAAATTAAATTCGAAtcaaatcaatataaataaatatatttcttaCTCACTGTTCTCTTCAAAAAGGACCAAATCAGTAGACTCacctaaaagaaaataaataagattcagtaaattaatttaaaatcacTGGCTTAAATTTTTAGTTCATCGTGGCTTGAGTGGCTGCTATGAAATATTGTTTTTGTGGAAATTTTCACACTTGACTAGAcattttctattaatttttgttggccAGAGGAGGATAAAAATGCCTGTGATGTCCTGGATATTGCCTGGAAGTTTTTCTCATTATTCTGACTATTAACTGTCTTTCGACAGGCTTACAGCCTTGCTTGCCAATTTCCGAAGCTGCTCGCCCCAACTATGCCAACTACTTAAGAAAGTTTCGTGCCTGGCACTTCCCCCAGTGGCATAACACCTATCATTTGCATCTGTCCTGGATTCTGTGTAGCCCCGCACTAGCTCCTCTTTCTAGTATTTTAGCCACAAGGATGGTGACTTTCCCCGGTCCAACTACCGCAAGCCAAACACGAAAAGTTCGATTGCATTTTTGGTGGCACAGTCGCTCGCTCACTTGGCAGCTCGTCCCACATGGCGGGCACGTGTTCTGCGGCATGCCACCGCGTCATGCATACGCCAAGTTGACTAATTAAACTAATACCCTCAACCGCCTCGATGGCTGAGCAAACACCTTGAGATGGAAATTATTTTGAATCCAACCAGCTATCCCCATCCCATATCTGTGGGGAAATGTTTCCGCGAGCGCAGCACGAAAGTCTCATACATTTCACTTATTTTTGTGGTTCAACTTTTGCTGTGATTTCAGTTTCGCTTCTTTTTGGTAACCATTTTTTCTCCGGTTTTTTTCACCGCTtagcaatttaatttttgtgctttcctttatatattatttatatatatgtatacattttttttgttggcttttccgCCGTGTTTGCGTAGCTGaaattgttttccattttcaggTTTTCCCACCGCCCGCGGGGAGCTAGATGCTGCGAGGAGTCAGCAGTCAGGAGTCAGGAGTTCAGGAGACCCAGGAGCTCCAGTTTCAGAATTCGGTGGTTGGATGGGGCAGTTGGGAGCCACAATACTGGGACTCCCTGTTGGGTATCCATTTCAAGTGGCACTGAAGCCACAACCTGTGCGATGATAACGAGTAAGTGCTGCTCTGGGCATTGCGAATTGCATTGGGTTTCCCACAAATTTATGCAGCTTTATAGGGGGCTGTTTAAAAGTTGGAATGACTTTCCGTCACTGTCGGGATAACATAAATAATCGAGGTTTTTTGGAGAGATTATATGGGGTTTTTTATTGGggtaattgatatttttttcaaggcttgaaataatattaaagCCAATAGTAACTAGTATTTGtgtccaaaaaataaattatacgaGCTACCCTCGCTGGTTAATAAGCACAGCATGCAAATCAATTCCCGGTCATAGTCGGGCATGTACCAAAACCAATGGTACTCTTGGAGCCCAGTTAGTTGAACCTTACCGACTGGTGTCAGAGCAACTGGAACCGCAACAAACGTGACGAAAATGAAACCAACTGTGAGTTTAATGGATAGAACATCTGGCAATTATCAGGTAAATTAGAATTTATGGAATTCTTTGGCAATGTGAGAGTATTTTAGTGAAAATTTCAAACAGGTCATGATAACATCGTTACTGTTGCTATTATCGGCAAAACTATCTGAAAGTTATGACGAGAGAATGTGGCACATTTCCTCCGATGTAAGACCCCTGCCCAGATCAACCATGAAGAATTGCGATGATTACAATGATGTCATAGGATGGATAACCTATCAGATGGAGATTaatggaaaattgaaaaattttcagaaaaatttggGAATTCTAAACGAGTCCCTTAACGAAAAAGCATCTCTGAAAAATTGCTGCTTTTACGAGAACAGGACTATGGAGATAATAATCAATGacattaataaaatttctagAGCCAATGGCAACCAAGATGGAGAGCCTTTAAAGCCAACCGGAGACATGGGCAAAGATCTGGATAATATTTTGCCCAGAATGAAGCAAATAGTTTCCAAAGGATTCAAAAGTTGTTGTAAAAATCTTCAAGAATTTATGAAGAAACTTGAAGAAGACTTACAGAAGCAGTTGGAAGATCTTAAAAAGAAACTGGAATCAACCACTGACAATTCCAAGGGTAAAGAAGATCTAGAGAAGAAACTCAAAGAGCTGCAGGATCATTCGAACGAGCTTAAGGATCGTTtggaaaaattagaaaagcaGTTGTCCGAAAAGGAAAATTCCGAGTCAAAATGTTGTGCTGAGCTTGATGGAAAAATTAAGGATCTCGAGAGCCAAATAAAAACAGCCAAAAACCAAGCCGATGACAAAGACAAAAATTTggagaataaattaaaagacTTCAAGGACAAGCAACAGGATCAAGAAACCCAAATGAAGGACCTAAAGAAAATCGTTGAAAATCGagtggaaaaaattaaaaatttaacacTAAAGTGTGATACAAATTGTAATCCTGAATCTGGGAAAAACAATAACCTATCCGAGTTGGAGTCTAGATTTGAAAAGCTGGAAAAtcttatattaaatatttccaaaaattatGATAAAAGCAACTCGGGGTCATCAAATGCCAATGTAATTGTAAACATCAAGGTTTGCGAAGAAAATGCCAAAACCTTACAAATAATTGAACAGCTTCTTCAAAACCTGATAAATTCCAAAACACAACCGAATAATAATGAAAGTTGCATTCAAttgaataattatataaatgaTCTGAATGAGCAAAAAAAGCATATAGAGGAAAAGCTGGAGAAAAGTAAAAGCTGTTGCAAGGCAATAAAAAAACTTAAGGAAAAAACTGAAAGGTTGAAAATTGAACTAAAAAACAGtgttgaaaaatatgaaaagcaCATAAATGAAAGTGATTCTAACTATAATAAACTTAAAGATCATCTAAATGAAAAATTGGCTCAGCTGGAGgctttgattaaaaatttaacacAGGGCAACCCATCACAAAGTAATACGGATCTTTATGAGAAACTGAAGGCTATCCAAACGGAGGTGGCTAAGTCTCAGGAAACGTTGAAAGAAATTCAAAACCAACTCAAgaaattatccaacccatctAAAAATCAAACCGAAACAATCAACAAAAAGTATAATGACTTGACCGACGAGTTACTGAAGCAGCAACAGAAGTTCGACGaacttcaaaataaaattgtcCTTCGAGTGGAAGCTctagaaaataaaatcattcaAGAGCACTCCAATTCGAATAATGCCAATGAGCGGTTGAAACGCCTGGAAAACCTCTATGACAGACTTCGTCAGGATCTGGATAAAGCCCAAAAGAAATTTCAAGTCCTAAATAACCTCGAACAGCTGGGTAAAGATGCCCAGAATAGGATTGTTAAGCTGGAAGAATTCGTGAATAAGTGCCGAAGCAAATGTGAGCAGCTTAATAAGTTGGACGATCTGATTGATAAAATAGAGGACTTGGAAAAGTTGGCTAAGGTTACCAGACGACCACAGAAACCAGTTTCTCCAACTCGTAAAGTCAAAATGACgaaaacaacaagaaaaaaaacaacaagaaactCGTGGATAGGTGGCATCGATTATGTCACTTCAAAGATAGATTTGAATAAGACTTGGCATGATGAAAAGGTGTATAATGTAAGTCTGTCTTGGTTTGCAGATTGACTTTGATTTCCttacttatatattttttatttcagatAATCAAGCCGGGAAGACCTCCGGTAAATCCCAATGAAGggttaaataaaaacaacaataaaaaaaaatatacttcctaatttttttttaacacatCAACCTGCCTTTTCTTTAAATGCCATTTTGAAAACGAGTAGAGTAAAAGAGTAGAGTAGAGTAATAGAATTGTTTGCAGACGTTTATAAGAACAAATATAGGTCAATCCAGTctttatcaaaaataataaatgaattcttataaagcaaaaaaaaaaattaattggaaCGTTTCAATAGTCCAAACGGAGGTCAAGAAAATTGACGAAGCCCTTCGAATATGTAACTCCATGGAGACAGAGATCGAAGACTGCCTAAAAAATGTAGAGGAGATGAATGAAACGTACAATGCCCCCGGGCGGTACTCCATCGACATGGAGCTCTTTCGCAAGGACTATCCACGGGCACTGAGTCCCGCAGTGACCACACCTGAAGTGCAATCGATGCAGAGCGTGAGTTTGGAGAAGGATACGCTCGGCGAAACAGTGAATGAAGCCAGGACTGCCCAGGAGCTGGACGAGTCCTATGTAGAAGTCAGGTACAAGTTCATCAAGTTGAAGCGGGAGCTCGAGGCTACAGTGGCCCACTGCCAGAGGGTGGTGGACCATTCGGTGCGCCAGAAGAAGGTCACGCACATCATGCTATGGGGATCTGAGAACAGCAAGACGCGTGTCTGCCACCACTAGGAGTTGGTAGTGAGGTCCTCTACAACACTTGACAACTATTCCATCATAGTATAAGGATGTgttcaaaatacaaattgtCTCGACGCTTGGcagcttttattaaaaattacagTCACCATTAGAACGACTTTTGGGGGCGGCCAACTTTCCAAAACTCATTTGGCTTGACATGAAAATGAGGCAAAGTTTTTATCAGTCCTTGTTTCACTTTTTCCCCCGTGTCCTTCTTCAGCGACACACCAAGTTTTGGACGACGTCCCGGTCGTCCATGATGGcgacgatgatgatggtgTTCAGACAGTAAGAAGTAACAAGTCAGCCAGCTGCATGTTTACGGGCACGACAATGggtacaaatacaaatacggACATGCGAGAGAAAAATGCGGGAAATGTGAGAAATTGCCAGCGAAAAACTTGAGATAATATAATGCAAAAGTGGCCCAGGACCAGACGCAACTTTTCCATAACTTTCCAGTATGTCCTGTGTGTTTGTATTTTGCAACATAATATTTGTGCGCTCGGGCTgaacattattttatttaagttccCTTAAAGGGGGAAGCCCCGCTCTTCGTTAGAGAAACAAGTAGCTGGAACAAGGACCTCTGGCTGGTCAACTGGACAGCTGCAAGGACATAAAACAGTGAAGTTTTGCATATTTAAAGTAATATCAAGGGGAAAAcaaacttttctttttcattattattcctgttacccattttttttctttattaccCCAAGGGGTTCGGGCCAGAAGCGGCCAAGGAGCCAGGCTCTTTGGTCCATTGAATAAAGCCATCACCGAGGGTCCAGAATTGGGTTCAAAAGGTGTTCATTGAGTGAATGCTGTGGTCGCTTATATTAAAGAAAGGGGCTTAGGTTGAAGTCGGTGGAAATAGGGTAGGTAAATAGATAGTGTTTGTAAAGAATTAAAGCTTCTGGCAAGGTACCTTAAATCGATTCATTATTCTGATGACTCTCCAATGCATTCGTATCGCTAATTTATGAGAAACATTGCCCACCTTCCACCGTATATGATGACTCGCTGGTGTTCACGTTTGGATACCTAGTGTTTTTTAGAATCAAAGGATATCAGACTTgctattaaaagtttttaacattaaatggTAAATAAAGGATCTGCCAATAATGGAATTTGACCTACATTGCAGAAGGTAATAGGTATAAAAGGTACTTGCCTAGAAGCCCAATACCCAGTACATTTTGGTCCTAGCATTGTAGTTatctttcttgttatttataCACCTCTTGAGCTCTTTGCTCCATTAAACTGCGCTTTATGGTGCCTACTGCTCCTCCGCACAGCCATCGATTGATATGAGTTTCGGAATTTATTAGCGCTTTAATGGCCCATCCAGCAGGCCAGGTCTCAGAATGTGCTCGTGGTGCTGGGAGTGCTCCCCAGATTCCAAACGCCCCTCCCAAAATGCAAGTGCAATCGAAACAGAAGGCACACTCAGTGCTTGCCATAAACTGTGGCACTTTCAATTTGTGGAGAACCCCTTGCCAGGAGCCGGAAAAACAACTGGTTTTCCATTGAACTAGTCTGGGAGCATAGCAGTCAAAAATCAAAGACGAAAATGGGCCAAAACCGCTAAATTGTTTTGCACGTTTAGCCGCAAATGGAGTCTGAATTGTTAGAGTCCTTGTTAtagagagtgtgtgtgtttaagGGTATCCTGTGAGCTAGCCACCACTTCCGGCAAAGTTCATCCGGGCATCGGGCATTGGTTCGATACCATCACGAGCCACGGCAAAGTTCCCTTTTTGGTAAAGGCTCATTGTTTGTTTGGGCTTTTAGTGTTGCTGCTGGGGGAAGCCATTTAGAAAAGATTTGCCAAACAAGTTTGTTTAATTAAGATTTCCTGCGGGCCGGTTGATTGACTTTAAGTGCCAGGAACTAACCGAATTAATGAGGCAAGCCTCCAGCCTCAGGGAAGATGATCTCCCTAGACAGTGTCTGCGGAAATTTGGCCCAGAGGCTGCTCAAGGATAAATTGAAGCGGATGCTTAACTGGActcagggccgtagctagcatggggcaggtggggcggtgccccagggcccccgaagggaaggggccccgccggggcaaaagacttccgtatagggggccccaaatttacttgttgcaACAGGGCCtccgaggctctagctacggccctgacTGGACTGCTGGAAAATGTGAAAAGGTAAATACTTTAATCTATaggttgttattgtttttagaAAATCCCACATATTTTTACCGGCAATCAGTAACCGCTTGACAAGTTCATCAAGGTATAGAATTCATTGAGTTATTTACTCGAGGGACTCAACTATCCTCTCGGGCTGAACATCTGAGCCGCGCCCAAAAGGGATTCCATGTTAACTGAATTAATGACACagccaaaaggaaaaattcTCCAAGTAGACAACAAACAAGAGGCATTTTTGGGAGGCAAGGCCACAGTTCATAAATATGTAGAAAGAAATCCCTTCAGAAAAGGGAAAACACGCTAAGCACTTCCGtatgaataaatatttaatcaatCAATTTCGacaattttcctttttcgAGGCTCGTCAAATGCATAAACAGAATGgatacattttcattttccgaacgatgatgatgatggtgatggtgatgctgatgacgacgacgatgagCATGAATGTGAAGCTGGAGGAGATGGAGGCTGTCGTTGAGGCATAAAACAAGTCAGACACATAAAAGTAGATTTGATTGAAATGCTAATTTTCACAGATTACCAGtgaatgaacaaaaaaaaaatgaaagaaactCGAATCTGGCGAAAAAATAGATGGACAGTCATTGTGAAAGGTGGCCCCTTTCAACAAAGTCACCATGAGACTGTGGAAAAACCcggaaataaaatttgttgctTAGAAGGGCCTCTGGGAAAAATCCTTAAGAGCAACCAAATCCATTTTCTTCTCTGCATAATCATGAGATCCTTGAAAATGTTTGTTGAGTGAACATCTTCTAGCCAAATGACAGGACACTTCACAGCCGGGATGGGCCATCAGCCGCAGACCCTGTTTTGGATTCAgcctcagtttcagtttcaatttcgttttcattttcggTGCGATTGATTTGCCTTGAATGCTCCTCCATCCTGGCTCTCTCCCATCACCCATCACCCAAAAGCATCACCATTTTCCACTTTCCCAGCTGCGATTATCGAAACGTTATTAGTTTGTCTGCTGGCAGTGACAGGTTACACTGAACTTGGGACTTTTCAGGGCCCAGGTGATGCTGCAAAGTGGGTGACGAGTGTGCGTGTATTTATGGCGGGCAGTGTGTTGTGATTTTGTGGCATTTTGTAATTGAATTTCATTTGATGCTCATATTGGAATTTTAATGAATCAATGTTTGTTGTGCCGAGGGAGGGGAATTGCAAATGAATTTGGTCAGACTTCAAAGCTTTTAATCGGAAATTAAATTCTGAAATTGTAAGAAGATTGTTAGAACCTATTTGAGATTTATTTTTACagcaccttttaataaaaaccctACAAGTTTTCCAAGGCAACTATTACCATAAATCTCCAGCTAATAGAATTACTTGAATATGCTATTCAAATGCTGGTAGGTTATCTCGAGCAGCTGAGTCCTCTGAACTGCTACTGCTATTTTGTCTATTCAGATACTCAGTCAGTCAGCCGAGTGAGTTCACTCAGTCAACTCGGGCTATCACACACACAATGTGTAGTCACAACATTGAGGCAAAGTTTACTTAAGCATGAAGCTCTGGAATCTGAAGTTGTGACAAAATGCGACTCCAACCGGCAGAGGACTACATTCCTCGACTATGACAAACTGGCTCTGGAGGCAGCAGTCAGCAAAACAGAATTCAACAGATGTGGCACAAACCAGGGTCCTGGGACCAGGGCAGAAGCCGCAGCAGATGCAACATGCCACATTGCAGCAGCTGGTTGTGATAAACGCGCAGCACAATTGTTGCCGCGGAGATTCGCCAGCTGACAAAATGCTTCTGACATTTTTGCAAgttaacaataaaaatatttcatataatTTAACGCTGCTGTGTCAACAGTTTCTGGCTAGATATTTGGGTTTATACAGCCAGGACTAGGGGTAGTAAGAAAAAGGAGTTTTCTTTATTCTTGAATTGAATAATTTCCCAATTTAatgtcaaaatatttatataattttctttcTGTGCAACTTGTTTCAGTTTCAGCTTTTGGCAATTCTGTCACATCTTTTTACCAATAAGTCGAGCGGCAGCCGACGAACTTGAAGAATGTCCTTCCTTATTTATTGCTTTTAACATATTTGTTTGGCCCCGAGGCAATCTGTCTTTGTGGCTTCCAGGATATGTGAGTGTTTGTGTCTTTTTGTGTGTATGGCGGCAAAAggcaaatgcaaattttcagtCTCAAATTTTCCGGCTTTGTCTTTCATTTTCGGTCGCAAAGTTTCGGGCCAAAACAAAGGGCTCTGGCCAAAGTGCAGCTGCTTGGAATTGCTTCGGgtacaatttttgaagggcggtcaataaaaagtttattgttacccaaaaaaaaaaaacaaaaaggagtCATTGTGTGATGAAAGAGCGGAAGTTCGTTTGGAAATTT contains the following coding sequences:
- the LOC108133842 gene encoding putative leucine-rich repeat-containing protein DDB_G0290503, which produces MKPTVSLMDRTSGNYQVMITSLLLLLSAKLSESYDERMWHISSDVRPLPRSTMKNCDDYNDVIGWITYQMEINGKLKNFQKNLGILNESLNEKASLKNCCFYENRTMEIIINDINKISRANGNQDGEPLKPTGDMGKDLDNILPRMKQIVSKGFKSCCKNLQEFMKKLEEDLQKQLEDLKKKLESTTDNSKGKEDLEKKLKELQDHSNELKDRLEKLEKQLSEKENSESKCCAELDGKIKDLESQIKTAKNQADDKDKNLENKLKDFKDKQQDQETQMKDLKKIVENRVEKIKNLTLKCDTNCNPESGKNNNLSELESRFEKLENLILNISKNYDKSNSGSSNANVIVNIKVCEENAKTLQIIEQLLQNLINSKTQPNNNESCIQLNNYINDLNEQKKHIEEKLEKSKSCCKAIKKLKEKTERLKIELKNSVEKYEKHINESDSNYNKLKDHLNEKLAQLEALIKNLTQGNPSQSNTDLYEKLKAIQTEVAKSQETLKEIQNQLKKLSNPSKNQTETINKKYNDLTDELLKQQQKFDELQNKIVLRVEALENKIIQEHSNSNNANERLKRLENLYDRLRQDLDKAQKKFQVLNNLEQLGKDAQNRIVKLEEFVNKCRSKCEQLNKLDDLIDKIEDLEKLAKVTRRPQKPVSPTRKVKMTKTTRKKTTRNSWIGGIDYVTSKIDLNKTWHDEKVYNIIKPGRPPVNPNEGLNKNNNKKKYTS
- the LOC108133901 gene encoding uncharacterized protein; the encoded protein is MNSYKAKKKINWNVSIVQTEVKKIDEALRICNSMETEIEDCLKNVEEMNETYNAPGRYSIDMELFRKDYPRALSPAVTTPEVQSMQSVSLEKDTLGETVNEARTAQELDESYVEVRYKFIKLKRELEATVAHCQRVVDHSVRQKKVTHIMLWGSENSKTRVCHH